A single Syngnathoides biaculeatus isolate LvHL_M chromosome 18, ASM1980259v1, whole genome shotgun sequence DNA region contains:
- the LOC133491877 gene encoding myelin proteolipid protein-like isoform X3 → MGCYDCCVRCLGAVPYPSLAATLLCYAGMALFCGCGHEALTQTRVLAETYFARSEQDYEVVASCVEYFQYVIYGLASFFFLYGILLLAEGFYTTSAVKQNFGEFRSTRCGRCLSLTFIIVTYILAFIWLAVFAFTAIPVYFLFNTEQTCHDVNLLAEKTTSINQHGWICMDARQYGLLPWNAMPGKACGMTLASICKTSEFHLTYDLYIAAFAGAGITLLALILFLVATAYNYAVLRFLSRKGGVR, encoded by the exons ATGG GTTGTTATGATTGCTGCGTCCGGTGCTTGGGGGCGGTGCCCTACCCGTCCCTGGCGGCCACCCTGCTGTGCTACGCAGGCATGGCTCTCTTTTGCGGTTGCGGCCACGAAGCCTTGACCCAGACCCGAGTCCTGGCGGAGACCTACTTCGCCCGCAGCGAGCAGGATTATGAGGTCGTGGCTTCCTG CGTCGAATACTTCCAGTACGTCATCTACGGCTTGGcctcctttttcttcctctATGGTATCCTGCTGCTGGCCGAAGGCTTCTACACCACAAGCGCGGTCAAGCAGAACTTCGGGGAATTTCGGAGCACCCGCTGCGGCCGATGCCTCAGCCTGACG TTTATCATTGTGACGTACATCTTGGCCTTCATCTGGCTGGCGGTGTTTGCCTTCACTGCAATTCCCGTCTACTTCCTGTTCAACACGGAGCAAACCTGCCACGACGTCAACCTCCTGGCCGAAAAAACTACCAGCATCAATCAGCACGGCTGGATTTGCATGGACGCCAGGCAATACG GCCTCCTCCCTTGGAACGCGATGCCGGGCAAAGCGTGCGGAATGACTTTGGCGTCCATTTGCAAGACCAGCGAA TTCCACCTCACCTACGACTTGTACATTGCGGCATTTGCCGGCGCCGGAATCACCCTCTTGGCGTTG atTCTGTTTTTGGTTGCGACCGCCTACAATTATGCAGTCCTGCGGTTCCTGAGCAGGAAGGGGGGGGTCCGCTAA
- the LOC133491877 gene encoding myelin proteolipid protein-like isoform X2 produces the protein MFPVRQPWLCKALGCYDCCVRCLGAVPYPSLAATLLCYAGMALFCGCGHEALTQTRVLAETYFARSEQDYEVVASCVEYFQYVIYGLASFFFLYGILLLAEGFYTTSAVKQNFGEFRSTRCGRCLSLTFIIVTYILAFIWLAVFAFTAIPVYFLFNTEQTCHDVNLLAEKTTSINQHGWICMDARQYGLLPWNAMPGKACGMTLASICKTSEFHLTYDLYIAAFAGAGITLLALILFLVATAYNYAVLRFLSRKGGVR, from the exons ATGTTTCCGGTCAGGCAGCCTTGGCTTTGCAAAGCCTTAG GTTGTTATGATTGCTGCGTCCGGTGCTTGGGGGCGGTGCCCTACCCGTCCCTGGCGGCCACCCTGCTGTGCTACGCAGGCATGGCTCTCTTTTGCGGTTGCGGCCACGAAGCCTTGACCCAGACCCGAGTCCTGGCGGAGACCTACTTCGCCCGCAGCGAGCAGGATTATGAGGTCGTGGCTTCCTG CGTCGAATACTTCCAGTACGTCATCTACGGCTTGGcctcctttttcttcctctATGGTATCCTGCTGCTGGCCGAAGGCTTCTACACCACAAGCGCGGTCAAGCAGAACTTCGGGGAATTTCGGAGCACCCGCTGCGGCCGATGCCTCAGCCTGACG TTTATCATTGTGACGTACATCTTGGCCTTCATCTGGCTGGCGGTGTTTGCCTTCACTGCAATTCCCGTCTACTTCCTGTTCAACACGGAGCAAACCTGCCACGACGTCAACCTCCTGGCCGAAAAAACTACCAGCATCAATCAGCACGGCTGGATTTGCATGGACGCCAGGCAATACG GCCTCCTCCCTTGGAACGCGATGCCGGGCAAAGCGTGCGGAATGACTTTGGCGTCCATTTGCAAGACCAGCGAA TTCCACCTCACCTACGACTTGTACATTGCGGCATTTGCCGGCGCCGGAATCACCCTCTTGGCGTTG atTCTGTTTTTGGTTGCGACCGCCTACAATTATGCAGTCCTGCGGTTCCTGAGCAGGAAGGGGGGGGTCCGCTAA
- the LOC133491877 gene encoding myelin proteolipid protein-like isoform X1 → MCCVVLCAVCAACLLISFAPPGCYDCCVRCLGAVPYPSLAATLLCYAGMALFCGCGHEALTQTRVLAETYFARSEQDYEVVASCVEYFQYVIYGLASFFFLYGILLLAEGFYTTSAVKQNFGEFRSTRCGRCLSLTFIIVTYILAFIWLAVFAFTAIPVYFLFNTEQTCHDVNLLAEKTTSINQHGWICMDARQYGLLPWNAMPGKACGMTLASICKTSEFHLTYDLYIAAFAGAGITLLALILFLVATAYNYAVLRFLSRKGGVR, encoded by the exons ATGTGTTGTGTGGTCCTGTGTGCGGTGTGCGCCGCCTGCCTGCTGATATCTTTTGCCCCCCCAGGTTGTTATGATTGCTGCGTCCGGTGCTTGGGGGCGGTGCCCTACCCGTCCCTGGCGGCCACCCTGCTGTGCTACGCAGGCATGGCTCTCTTTTGCGGTTGCGGCCACGAAGCCTTGACCCAGACCCGAGTCCTGGCGGAGACCTACTTCGCCCGCAGCGAGCAGGATTATGAGGTCGTGGCTTCCTG CGTCGAATACTTCCAGTACGTCATCTACGGCTTGGcctcctttttcttcctctATGGTATCCTGCTGCTGGCCGAAGGCTTCTACACCACAAGCGCGGTCAAGCAGAACTTCGGGGAATTTCGGAGCACCCGCTGCGGCCGATGCCTCAGCCTGACG TTTATCATTGTGACGTACATCTTGGCCTTCATCTGGCTGGCGGTGTTTGCCTTCACTGCAATTCCCGTCTACTTCCTGTTCAACACGGAGCAAACCTGCCACGACGTCAACCTCCTGGCCGAAAAAACTACCAGCATCAATCAGCACGGCTGGATTTGCATGGACGCCAGGCAATACG GCCTCCTCCCTTGGAACGCGATGCCGGGCAAAGCGTGCGGAATGACTTTGGCGTCCATTTGCAAGACCAGCGAA TTCCACCTCACCTACGACTTGTACATTGCGGCATTTGCCGGCGCCGGAATCACCCTCTTGGCGTTG atTCTGTTTTTGGTTGCGACCGCCTACAATTATGCAGTCCTGCGGTTCCTGAGCAGGAAGGGGGGGGTCCGCTAA